The nucleotide sequence TACATTTTGTGAGTGAAGTTTtattgagggaggggggagtaTTGTAATGGTAAAGACTACTATAGTAGATATGAAGCTACGATCACGATACCTTTTTTTCTAGACAATACGCGAAGAATGGCAACAAGATTTGTGATATATTTATGATTAATCCCATCTTTTGTTTTCAGGCGATACCCTAGAGAACCGTTGTACAAACATTATGAGCACGATCCACGCTATCGCGatgaaaggtaattttttttcgttcaaaattatattttgtgagtgaagttttattttgaaaaaaaggtcgcGGCTCTACCCACTACGCCACTGAGGGACTGACGTGAAGACTAATCTCCATTTTCCAGCAAATCAGTACAGATTTCAATCagaatttcgtttattttttttgtagaaattcaaGACCATCTAGCAGATCTGGTTCGGAATATCGGCGTGAATTTGTCGACTATGTGAATCCAAGATTTTACAACAGGCTGCCGTATTACGAGCATCGTAAGTAAATGAACTAACCGCTTCGGAAACAGTAGCGATAATACGTCATGTAATAATCGAATTCTATCGTTTGATCTTGCAGTCGATCATCGTTACATTGTTAATTACGGTGGTGAACCTAGATTAAGTAAGAAAGAAACGGACTACTGGTCGAAAATACGTGAAATAGATCCTCAAAAATACATGAATTGGTTCAAAGTAACCTTCGTTCAAGAATATAAAGAATGGTATTTGAAATACGTCAGTGCGAAAATGGTCCAGCCTGGAAATACATATCAAGCTGATAGACGTGGCAGCGGTCATTCTGGCCAAAGTTCAGTTAATAATGATATTACCGCGAATGACGATGGGTAAGTTGAGTTAGGTTGAAGTCATACgttcaaaagttggaaattgGAATACTTATTCCTAATATTTTACAGATCATTGGATATTAGTAGAGAACAGTCTTTGTTCAAACCGGTTGAATCAGACTTGAATTTGACGCAAGAAATACGATGTACACCGATGAAATTCTCTATACCTCATGCCAAAGGTAAAAACAGAATGATTTTGGAGATATagcttttggatttttaaaaactttgtcatgttgataataatgaaaattgttttcttttagGTAAATTTAGTTCGCTTAACCAATTGCTGATGATCAATCCGTGTTCGCCTCGAGATGGTCAACGAGCCAATATAGATTTTGGGCGTGTTTTATCCGTTGAACAAGATGTTGATtatatcgaatttttgaaatttagtggACCTTGCATAGTGTAAGTAAATTTCCTAACAGAGTTGGACTATGCTTTGGCAAATCAACATCAAGCTAATAGATTAttgtcaataattttatttaatttatacaGCGGAGAAACACATGTGAACACCGTTTCGAATTATTTGAGAAATCTCATCAACAACGCGTCCGATCCTTCAGAACAACTGCTGTATCAGTTGATTGATCTCATCATAAAACTCAGAGGGGTACATGaaataccttcatttttgaaatctctaGGATTAATGTAGAATTAAATAAGCAAGATTTTTATTCCAGGTAACTGACGAAGTCGCTATATCCGAATTACTGACGGACAATTACCGCAAAAGTCAAATCGCCAACGTTATGCCTTCTGAGGAAGAAATGAAATTAGCTGCTAATAATCATCAATCGTTATCGGAAACGGaattaattgaaaagttttacaaTCTTTATTTCCAAGGAAATAGAAATGAAGCTTTAGGTAACATTTACTCCAATcgtattcaaatattttatataTCCGTACAGTATTCTGACTGATTTAATTTCTACAGATCTGGCTCTCAGTAACCAAATGTGGGGCCAAGCTATGATTGCTGGATTCACGATGGGTCCGAAATACCACAGCAGAGTGCTGAATGAATTCTTTAATATTCCGATCAATAGTCCGTTGAAGACGGCTTATCAATTTTATTCGAAGCAAATTCCACAAGTTGCAATGGTGGGTTTAAAAAGCACTTGAATGGATAAACATACATTCCTTTTGTCGTAACTAATTCTAAATTTTATAGATTTGTTCCGATGAAAAATGGAACGATTGGAGAATCCATTTGGCGGTAATGTTGAGTTACCCTACCCCTGATCCAGAATTTAATAAACAAGCTATTATAACTTTGGGAGATTCATTAAGTAAATATTCAAAGTCGACGATGTTTAAATGACTCATTTTGAAATAACGTTTTAAAACTGTGATCGATTTCAGGCCATAAGGATATATTCGCGTCACATTTTTGTTATCTGGCTGCTCAAGCGGATTTCGGTCCACCGACGAAACAGTCGACAAAATACACGTTATTGACGCTGCGAAACTGTGCCGATAATTTCGATAACTATCCGCCTACTCGCGCTATATTACTTACGGAAATATACGAGTTTGCCAAACGGCTGCAACGGAAAAAGTTCACCATTGGTTCATTATTGGTGCGTTtgattgatatttgaaaaatttgctttgaTTTGATtactaatttttgtaattttatatccAGCCTTATAAATTGTTGCTGGCAGTTCGCTTAATCAGCCATAGAAATTTTTCGGTCGCTTTACAATATTTAGAATCGATGGCGTTGGATATAATAGAAAATCCTAATGATTACGATCAAAGTCAAATTAACGACGTCGTTGAATTATCAGAAAAAGTCAAGTATTCcgatgggaaatttttaaacgcATCGGATTTATGTGACGAAAAACAATGGCTGATTGATTTACGCCGAATAGCAAATCTTGTGAGTATAATGATAAATTATTCAGAGAGACAGCGATTAAGAAGCAGGATTTAATAATATTATGATATATTATTTAGGACTACAATGAGAGGTTTTCGGGCGTGCCTCAATTGAATGAACATTCATCTTATCCTGAGGATCAATCTTTTTCTCATCATCAActacaacagcaacaacaaccaCATCAGCAGCAGCACACAGCAGGCCAACAACCGTCATGTAATCAGCCGCAGTCATTTACACCAAATGAAGTACAACAACCTGTCTTTTTTAATCCATCGTTACCCATTAATCCGCCGATGTCCCTACCTCCCAGTTTTCCTCCAGTTAGTAAACAACCTTCGGAGAGACGTCCGAGTCAGCCCTGGGAAAGTGAATTTCATAGCCACGAACTTATAAGTAGTGTGTATCAAAGTAAAATACGTGCTACTGGAATTTCATTtgatactaaaaaaaataacaatttcagACTATGCTGTACCAGATCCATATAAAAGTGTTGCTTCAAATAATAACGAATATTTCGAGCCAAATGATAGTAATACGCAATTAAATAATCAGTTCGATCAGTCCGATGCCCTTACTAATGAACAACAAAGTTACTGGGACACATCGCCACAAACGGTTACCATGCATTCGAAATCCAAGTTCCCTTATTTCCCAGAAGAGGATAAAAAACCCGTAAGTAATGTTATTGACGACTGATATTATAATATGAAGACTGGCTAGACAAAAGTCAGTTCACTTTTGAGGCTCGAGGCCggcattttgtaactttttataCTCTTagtttcattttcgttttcacGAGCCAGTTTTGTATAATCAACAATTTTATCGGTACTCGTATTCTCAAACGTTAACCAACTTTTGGTCAGCCTTTCATTTCTTCGACATTGAGAATTATTGTCGATTACATTAACTAGCATTACAAATACGTTCCTGTTATTATGAtaacaaattaattttattgcTTGCCGCTTGGAAATGCAATCAGATTTCgaacaaaaagttgaataatgTAAGTAAATCAGGAGCTTCGAGTAATAATATGATGCCAAAGAAATGCGGAATATTGTATAATGTAGCTCATCGATCGATCAACACGAAAACATACCGCATCAAAAGGTTGCATCGATGGGGCGTTCGTACAGATAAAAAGtgtgctgaaatttattttgatgatagatcATCGAATTTGAAACAATACGAAATCGCTCGCTTAAACCACGATGTTATGGATAATCCTTTCTACGATAAAAGATTGACGATtagtaaaaatatgttttacgGTTACCAAAGTAGTAACACCTCGATCTTACGTTACAATTCGTTGTGTAATTCGAAAATAGTTTTTAACGGAACGTTTCCTATCGATGAACCTTttggaataagaaaaaaattcggtGAAAAATTACAGGTATTTTTCCTTAATTAACtgttgtttaatttttgaatttatgtatttttaaaattatttatcgGATTTTCGCatcaaaaactggaattttttccatatttttctaTTTCCGCTTTTCATTCTTATTTTGCGGCGAAGAGGCTGTATGAGATGTAcagttttcgtttcgtttcgtaaTGATATCATTTTTACGGTCTGTTTGTAGTTGACTCAAGATGCTTCTCAAAACATTCGAGAGAATAATCAGCCaacgaataaaaatatcgataaaaataccaagaaggagaataaaaacgaaaatagcaaaaatggTGGCGGTTGGTTGGAAGGTATTTTTGGCAAACTGAGCCTTCGAGCGAAAACCGAAATGAAACTCCCTGATGATAAGAATCCATCAGTAAGTTCTTGAACTATGTAAACTAGGATCATAAGTTTAAGATATGTTTCATACGTTAACTTGTACAGTACAAAGCCGAAAGGCGCCCACGTACGTaataaagaattgaattgaattgaagttCTAACTCTTTCGAGGTTCTCATAGTTTGAGTGAACCCAAATTGAAAATCTGGCGAGTGTATCATAAGGCATCACTCCAAggttaaaaaacagaaaaaaaaattatctctaaaaatattttcccgtCGGAAAAgagcatatttttaaaaaaagttgtcgcTTATTTGCGAACAGAAAAATATGTGATAGAATTGTAAAAAgtgtgtaaattttaaaataacgacaacaaaaatagaaattaccagatacttcaaaaacatgatactaataaatttttaggagaaaaaatatataaaaacgtaaaaaaaatgcagaagtCGTATTTCCTAAAGTTACCAATATCCAGAGAATGTGGCGTAGGCgtctggtgaaaaatgaattaatgaaaTGTGAATTTATGTCGTCACTAGAGCTTTTTTCCATATATTGCAAAATCACGTCGGAAatctaaaaacatttttggtacctaattcaattatttaaaactggaaatttacaacaaaaaaatggtaatttatcTGATGATTTCTGAAGCAAACCATTGCTGTTgtctgaatgaaattttcagacgaCCCGTATAGTCGATTACTGAGTCGTAAATCAGACATGATATCTAATGTAAATTGTTTTCCgacgtgattttgaaatttttagaaaagagcTCTCTTGACGACATGAATTCACATtcattgattgatttttcaccTGACGCCCACTCCACATTCTCTGGATATTGATTACTTCGGGAAATACGGCTTGCCCTTTGTAACCTTGGAAATGATGTCTTCTGAATGGTGAACTCGCCAAATCTTCAATTTAGGCTCACTCAAACTAGGAGAAGCCAGAAAGGATTAATGTCCCTGTAATAATGTTTGCAATATTTAAACTTtacgaatatttcattttccataGATCGTAtggaatgaagaaaaaaagaaatgggTTGATGTTAACGGCGATGACGAGGACGATATTAGTAAAATACCACCCCCTCCCAGAGCTTCGGGAGTGCCGAACGTACAACCTCAGTTGGCACCAAATCAATTACCAAGGTCTAATGGTGCACCAAGTATGTCGCAACTTCATGCCGATCCTAATAAGCCTCCTGTACAGTCCTCCGGAACGAATATGTATAAATTACCCAGAGGCAAAAGTGAGGTGAACTCGCTGGTAATATTTTAAATCGTCTGCTCACTTTTTATTGGATATGATCTTCGTTTACAggtatgaaaatgaattatgtCAATGTATTATCTCAAAGCACGACTCCATCTAACAATGTTCCTCCACCGGGCCCAGCAATGGATGGGTATTCTCAAATGCCTTCTAATATGAATTTCTTTGCTCCCTCGTCTGGTAAGTATAATcctttattcacttttttagtTCAGTTCAACATTgagcattcatttttttcccagaTGGCGTTTCTAATCATGTATCCGGAGATCCGGGTTCCAACTCTAAATTACCCGAAAATCCTCAAGTAAGTAAACTGGCAAGATAAGGTACATTGTGTTGCTTGCTCAATTGATGTGATAAATCTCAGACTACTTACTAATGCATCCATACTTTCATATTACAGATTCGCAATTCTAATCCAGAAATGCCAATGTTTTATAATCCTGctcaatatacgagtaattcgtaaatatttatcaaagattttcatttgatttcacGTATCGTCCGTCAATGAAAACATGTGAcagaaaagctgaaaattgtaATCATTTGATTTTCTATCATTCTTACTTTCACTGAGCGAGTCTTAATGTTTATAAAAGTACGTATATAggtaatgatgattttttttcgtttgtgtAGATAATGCGAAACCCAAAAATTTACTGCGCAATTTCGTTCGTAAAATTAATGattataaaattcataaaaagatAATCTTtgcatcataatttttttttaattctaaaaaaaaattaaaaataagattCGATAGTTAATCTTGATACGTTATAAGCGTTGGTCATCTTAATTCTTTCAAAGTGTATTACGTTATGTCGAAGAAGAAATATTGACCCCGATTTTGTATTCAATTTGATGAGCTTTAATTTTAATTGGACGCTGTTCgtgattaaaaatgatatttttaaaggtattttatgcaattcgtcgttttttttctttttttgcaatgCCTAAATATGTAGTTAACTAGTAGTTACCTTAATGTTTCAACGGATCGTTTTTGCTTTTCATTGCCCAATTCTTtgttttataattcaaaaactttaataCGTTATCGTGTGCCATTTCGGAAATTCGCATATGAAAAACATAGTTACACCTGTTATTCATCAATGATTTATTTCAAAGAGAACTCGTCAATTTTTCTGaagtttcatattttgatgTGCGAAAAACGCTATAatttctatgtaggtacctaagttgCTTAAAATGCGAGAAATAGAAAGATGAAATGCATGTAAATTGTTTAATAAAATTCGATTCGCGTGCATTTGAATGTATTGTATTTATACTGAATGTGGATCTATGTTTTTTATGAGAGCATAtccaatttgtgatttttgtttcgATATGGTTAGCTTGTatcgaaaatttgtttgattgcGGTCATGTTATATGTATTATTTCTGTTGAGATTGATATTCTAAATAATccgtatttaaattttaaacttatGGTGTTGTGGGTCATTATATGtctgtaataaaaattgtacatttgTATTTTGTTCGTGAATAAATTGTTACTTCGGGTAGAAATATACGCGAATGTGTACTTCATTTTTGtgattatgtatgtacttggaaaaaatgCTGACCAATTGAATAGTAATGAAAACGAAATGATTTAATACCTAATTATATAGCACAGCAATTCATCACATGAAATTACATTATAAATATCTTGATACATGAGAGACACAAAAACATCAATTCAATTTCTCTTTTCGGAAAGAGATTGTTGTTATTAAAATATAAGACATATACACGAATTGAGTTAGAAAATATAATGTAAGAATAACGAATAAAATCACGTCCAAGAGTAAGTATTTATAAAATGGTAGTCCTGAAGAATTTGGTTTCAAATGCGTAGCCCCTCCGAAGCGAATCACGTAATTAATCCAGTAGATAAAGGTTTCTTCGGCACTAAGTGGACGATCGTTAAATTTTTCTGACAGATGTTCTATATTATCAGAGAATCtagaaatgaaagaaatattATAATTGACACAATCCGTTAAGAAtcagatttttcttcttttttttttacagttttaaacATGTCGTACCGTTTTTGGTTCAAGATTTCGTAAATTGATCCCGATAACAATTCTTCGGTAATATTTCGATAGTCTATTTTCAAACCGATTCCTAAATTTTCCATAATGGCTGCATTGGAAAACTGATCATACAAAACTGGAATACAAAGAATAGGTATGCTATAATGAATAGCTTCGTAAATACTGAATATTCCACAATGACTCAGGAACAGCACAGTTTTCTCTTCAGCTAGAAAAAAGACATTGTTGTGAGATAGAAGGGTAGTTATTCcagtgaaaataaatttgaaacaaaattaggtacctagcctacctaaaatatcattttgtgGTAGCCATTGATGTACCAGAACATTTTTAGGCAGGTTTCGTATTTCTTCTGGTTTATTATGCCTCCAAATGATATGATACGGGAGTCgagaaaatacttttaaaaatatatcgtGAATTTCTTTCGGAAAACTGCTGAACTGTACAACTGATCCTAAGCTTACGAAAATTATCCCATTTGGTGCATTCTGAACGAAATCTCTGATTTCCTGTCGAGCACACATAACGATCAGCAATTATGATTTTGCGACAAAAAGTATTCTTATAAAAAACGATTTATTACTTTCGGTAACGGTCTAGGTTTTTCTAAATGAATTCCAGCTATTTCAATGGTATTCGGAGCCAGAGGTTGAGGTAAGAACGTAGAATGACTGTTATAAAATATCAAGGAAGTATTGGTGAAGAGATCTTCAATCGGAGGTGTTCCCTTGATGTACTTTTGAGCAACGACATCTCCTTGACGCGTGTAGTACCATCTGAACAACCAATGTAAGATGAATTCATATGTATTGAGTActctttgagaaaaactcattttaggAGACACACCACTCATGATGGCTGGAACATACGACGGATTCCCAGGATTACCAATAAATCcatcaaaatcagaaaaaactaCAGCACCAGCGACCACTCCGATGACTGGAACCCGGAATGAAAACGCTAGCGGTACGAAACATTTAGTCGCCGCTACCTCCAACAAtaccaaatcaaatttttctgagagCAAATCTTTTATCTTATTATCAGCATATGCTTTTTCACAATTCTGTAACTGACCACTATACGGTATATACAGATTCTCATACGATCCACGAGGATTATTGGTGACTGATATAGCATCTGCCATACTGTACAGATGTTCAGATACACCGATATCGGTGTAGTTCAGACGTTTCGCATCTTGGGGAAATTTACTAATTGCAGTGACGTCGTGTCCGTGGTTAACGagaatttcgatcattttttgatgaaacaaaAAACTGCTTTTGCAGCCAACGGGAAAGATATATAATATTTTAGCAGCATTAGTAACATTTAATGCAATCAAAAACCAGTACGAGAACAGTAAGAATGCCTGAAACAGAAGATAAATTGATGCTTCAACTGttggaatcaaaattttccttttaaaatttacttactctcATTTTTTGCTCATAAAATACTGCAGACTGAAACGCCGGGAAATTTTAATTGTGAAatggtgatttcaaatcaaGAAGTGAAAACTTCTTATACGATGTGGTACGACGAAACAAGACTTCGAATTACGAGAAGGAAAGTTGCATTATTTAATTTCACTaattaaacacattttttggaaacgaaaaaatgaattgaaaaattatccagttCCACATCGTCCTAACAATACAATCCTAACATCGtttgtgataactgataagaaaTCCTGATAAGACGAGACGAAGCCGCGCCTCAGCCTGCAGATGACGCACGTGACGTCATTAGGCCAGTCAGGCGGACTGCAGGTTCCATCATCCATGggactattttatttttcatgctcATTTGTTTAGATTTAGAATTAGATTAATGGAAGCGttcggcgaatttttaaagaattttcatcttttcccTCGAAAAAACTATGATGAACGcgacatttttcaacaagtaaTTTGTTAGAGAATAATAAAGCatttaaaagagaaaaacttGGAGCGAAAATCCAGAATTTCAAGTAAGTCTAGCATGAGATGACATTTCTTAGGTTTCCTTATTcagtttcgtcatttttttttattcaataagaACAAATATATGTAAGTAtgaggatgaaaattttttaattttttatatagaAATTGCTGCGCAATAGTTAGTTGCAatagtgaaaaaagaaaattcaaaattggatcGAGCAAAAATcatataggtaataggtatacacaTCATACGATTTTTCAAGTAGAAAAGAGTGTGGCACTCAAACGAGGTGCTTTCGAATGGTCTTGTATTCACAGGTGATACTAGGTGCTTTCGAATGGTCTTGTATTCACAGGTGATACTCCTCATATTTTAGTACATCACTTTTCTGTATTCATTTAGGTAAAGAATATGTAGGAAGATGAATGAGCAGAAAATATATTGCTATAATACATATTATCGAGTAAATAGTAAATACGTTATGTAGGTACGATGATTcataatattgaaattaaattacacAAATCGAAAGCGAAATGAGTTTCACTTCGTTACTCGTTTAAGACAGCGTTTGAACCAAATGATCGAGTTTATGATACTATCCATTTCTACCGGCACTGTACTCAGTGAATGATTATCTTCGTAGAATAGCACTCTAAAacgaatcattttaaaattaagattCTCGTAATCACGcagtcaaaataaaaaaaaaagtgtatctgCAAGCTATTACTTCGTAGGTACGTTGAGTTCTTTCAAAGCATGGTAGTAAGCTAACCCTTGAGACGGTGGAACTCGCAAATCTTTCTTTCCCAATAACAACAGAGTAGGTgctttcacatttttaatatattttataGGTGAAACTTccatcattttatttattatttctgGGTTATCCACAACAGCAGTCAATCCTTCATAAGGAAATCCACTTTCGACGGTAGCCCTACAAACAGAtattattactttttaaatgaacgatttttctaATAAGATTTTCAATAGTGCAAGCAAGGATTGTGAATAGTCAGTGACGTAGCCGAAGAGGGCGAAAAGAGCAATCGCTCTCCTCTTCAAAGTTAtacgaaatttattttaaatgtattgcatacttaataataatttttgatttttcaattcatggcatgacttttcaaataaataaacaatGCTATCACGTCACTCGGGAAGTAAGCATCCTggggaaaatgattgaatctgatctgGTTAGATCTAATCAGGTTTTCCCTTATTCGGACGGATCAGGTCTGAACAATGAAGAAATCTTATTCGATCAAAACTTCGATCTGACCAGTTGTGTtcatttccaataattttcccCTGAGCATATGTAATGTCTTATGAAAATAAAGCTGTGTTTCAGGAAACTTCGAGAACTATTGCTACCTCGGCGAAATTCCTAGCTATGATAAGGAGAAAATTTCACTCACCAATCAGGAATATCGGAAAGGAAGCATGCTAAGATAAGGTTAGTAACAGGGTTTCGGGCAACTACAGCTTTAAAATCATTCTAAAACAAACAAGTTACACGTGAACCAGCAAAACTTGATAACTAACAAAAGTAAAATatgcacaaaaaataattattttgagtCTTCATCAAAACAAACATCAAGAATTTAGGGCGGCTAATGATCACAACTGAATCACAACATAATGAAATGTTGCATGAGGTAGAAGCTAATCTTACCAATCGGGAATATCAGTAAGGAAAATCATAGGTGCGATATTGACCACCGGATTTAGAGCTACTACTCCAGAAAATAAAgactgaaatattttaaaaattaaggaacatggtttcaaaataaaataagatataattatgtactttgtTTTCCTTCatacgaaaaattggattttaatttATAGCACTACACATACATCATCCAATCGAACATGAAAACAATACACAAAAACTCACCGGATACTGCGAACTCAGAATAGTAACTAAGAATCCCCCATAAGAACCGCCGAACAATACAACTCTGTTTTGGTCCAGCcacggaaattttttgaaagcagtTTGTAAGGCGGAATTACAATCTACGCTATCTATGGAACCAATTTTACCAGGAAGAGAATCGACGTATTTTTGTCCAATGCCAGTGGATCCGTGAAAATGCACTATCAATACACCAAATCCTGAAAAGTTAGAATATGTAACACTGAattcttgccaaaatttaacTTACTGTCATGTTTTTACCAAGTCTAGTAAACAAATGGAAGGCAGGACTAAATGCACTGGAAGTTGCTGCATGAGGACCTCCGTGAGGATACAATATCAATGGCGTCGACTGATTTAGCTCATTCTGTGGACCGTAATAAGTGGCAAAACAATTTTCTGGAAAGATCAAATCAAACCATTATTATTTACTTGGTacactaaaattttgaaaaaatactaaaatagcCACGTTTAGTACCTTTTGTAATTTCATTAGGAAAAGTAAATcttgaaatgatatttttatcgaaaattgagGATTGTTCAGTTAGTGTGGTCAACAAAGGACCATCTGAGCTATTACTAATAGCGGAGGGAATATGTAACGACGATAAAGTTGGAGGTTGCTTAAATGAGGTGGCATTCAGAAGCGCATAATCATCTTCAGATACATCCAAAACGATGGTACTctcatcttcattttttgaaccaatATCCCAAATATTaccattttctgcaaaaattccGCAGTCATAAGCTAACGTTTTGACAGAAGAACAACGACGAagtattattaaataaaatatacctatttcaaCTGCGTAAGTATTAATGCGATATTTTTGAGGTGTGCTGAAAAGTAAATATTTGCTATCAGATGTCCAACATCTTGTAACGAAGCCTTGATTAAAAACTCCGAAAAATTCCTTTCCATTTTTCGTTGTTATGCTATCTTGAACAATATCTACAACCACAGAAATCTACAACAACAAAATTCCAAGACAtaaaaaagtaaatgaaaacGGTAACGTACTTAGGTacagaaattatattttcatcacCTCTTTCGTATCCCAGTTACATCTTACGATCGAATGAGCGGCGTGATGTGGTCCGCCATACGGTCTTTGCAACCAAATGAGATATTTTCCGTCAGGACTAAACCGAGGAGATTGGACAGCTACATTTTTATCGCTCAAAATAACTacacaaatggaaaatttacaatGATAATGTGTCGTTATGAATAAATTAAGTATTCATTCCATCAACTTATTAAAATGAACAAACCATATTCTCCTTTACTAGATAAGTAAAATACATGACTCTTTCTACTGGTACAATATATTAATCCCAATCTCCTCGGTGTATTAATAAATGCCACTCCAATCACACCATCACCATGCGGTTCACAAATTACTTGACCAGGAGAAAAATCTTTCGGCACGCCTTCCAATATGGTAATGCTCTTCTTTAAAATATCACAAGATACGATCACAGGTCGTCGTTTT is from Planococcus citri chromosome 1, ihPlaCitr1.1, whole genome shotgun sequence and encodes:
- the Sec16 gene encoding protein transport protein Sec16A isoform X1 translates to MSEHHYSHIPPPVYGHLGNDQNKQRSDFSGLSSSANQLWSAGPPNEFGNRKEYMETQLTEENYNSCDLDSNANQNDVIDDEPYPPPGLRRLVTGQTVSFDDGPGSPPFDRVVPGEGNAFSNYPQPARMSKPAADPYPENIAISERYVSGSTTKDYSSLPHQPFVAQPPKKDTLNAYNNSAFAGVQPPKKDTINMSSNDISTQDFFDSYLQDSNSAHDESTSKPNQCSKKFPNLPGGFHNNEASKRGNYFQPEKPVNAPKPLQNNFNDDFNNENLNSPFPMNLQTRANHLQPDGKVLKPLDHSQSTNLEKPLDAYLSVRRPSVENFTQEHPSAVTGYGIPYNQQVNSQNYNASFQTYESNPLEENNAHFNHTEQSAIRGNQEDGFGNRDVAKKDSAHHDGNFSDHRELANVTLEASLIVDVNKESNLKSPYRKNSIVGGEDRADYDGVSLERGKVPGAQSTPNDSQNQSMRSFQNSNNSNYNNSNIFKTIEDDGEREEIVQGTDSDEKSLGRRMVLGYNSNTIPGPRSGSRKMLPDSKVNTQYQFDSSFSKSNKIEPLEHRMVVGEGGNIPSKSKNPSGPRYSRDRKKQLYDRIEHHNVDSDDEDYEEFGDRTYDNSPDRESRSYHDKYYRNSPPHRSDKRSYRRTRDSFTQSQDESYFDDDDDDDYTYRNQRKYYGRRYPREPVYKHYEHDPRYRDERRYPREPLYKHYEHDPRYRDERNSRPSSRSGSEYRREFVDYVNPRFYNRLPYYEHLDHRYIVNYGGEPRLSKKETDYWSKIREIDPQKYMNWFKVTFVQEYKEWYLKYVSAKMVQPGNTYQADRRGSGHSGQSSVNNDITANDDGSLDISREQSLFKPVESDLNLTQEIRCTPMKFSIPHAKGKFSSLNQLLMINPCSPRDGQRANIDFGRVLSVEQDVDYIEFLKFSGPCIVGETHVNTVSNYLRNLINNASDPSEQLLYQLIDLIIKLRGVTDEVAISELLTDNYRKSQIANVMPSEEEMKLAANNHQSLSETELIEKFYNLYFQGNRNEALDLALSNQMWGQAMIAGFTMGPKYHSRVLNEFFNIPINSPLKTAYQFYSKQIPQVAMICSDEKWNDWRIHLAVMLSYPTPDPEFNKQAIITLGDSLSHKDIFASHFCYLAAQADFGPPTKQSTKYTLLTLRNCADNFDNYPPTRAILLTEIYEFAKRLQRKKFTIGSLLPYKLLLAVRLISHRNFSVALQYLESMALDIIENPNDYDQSQINDVVELSEKVKYSDGKFLNASDLCDEKQWLIDLRRIANLDYNERFSGVPQLNEHSSYPEDQSFSHHQLQQQQQPHQQQHTAGQQPSCNQPQSFTPNEVQQPVFFNPSLPINPPMSLPPSFPPVSKQPSERRPSQPWESEFHSHELISNYAVPDPYKSVASNNNEYFEPNDSNTQLNNQFDQSDALTNEQQSYWDTSPQTVTMHSKSKFPYFPEEDKKPISNKKLNNLTQDASQNIRENNQPTNKNIDKNTKKENKNENSKNGGGWLEGIFGKLSLRAKTEMKLPDDKNPSIVWNEEKKKWVDVNGDDEDDISKIPPPPRASGVPNVQPQLAPNQLPRSNGAPSMSQLHADPNKPPVQSSGTNMYKLPRGKSMKMNYVNVLSQSTTPSNNVPPPGPAMDGYSQMPSNMNFFAPSSDGVSNHVSGDPGSNSKLPENPQIRNSNPEMPMFYNPAQYTSNS